The following proteins are encoded in a genomic region of Pyxicephalus adspersus chromosome 9, UCB_Pads_2.0, whole genome shotgun sequence:
- the MEAK7 gene encoding MTOR-associated protein MEAK7, with protein sequence MGNAESGVLQKRLARVSPAETADIQRSFENLCRVKNSSKKSLGLAAFQDSIGSSLSRAMSERIFRGIQSENAAGKTSPATSEISKEQFTLFVIDIFRGTADEKGAIAIHMMSSTEEVTGGQVQQFLEDLISAVVYVLRCNNALRGWSLESTSDCESGTAILATQLLSQLRPAGGQTLEGAERLGSSYTPACIADWLYKAPMVSVFLRTVVMLGLSLMKESTEYQLDLGSLVPKYKKGKTSSFRSLLDLPSIMFLNSHLPTDMQLRWRLLFSTQIHGESFSQLCGHLVDQGPSLLVLRDSDGFIFGGFASQNWEVKPQFQGDSRCFLFSAYPRLDIYTYTGYNDHYMYLNHGQQTMPNGLGMGGQHEYFGLWIDSNFGKGHSKAKPRCTTYNSPQLSAKEDFTIDALEVWALGELPESLQAKNKKSVLDADPEVQALLEMTGKTRQSDGLRDKDDDDDEES encoded by the exons atggggaaTGCGGAGAGCGGCGTCCTCCAGAAGCGCCTGGCCCGGGTCTCCCCTGCTGAGACGGCCGACATCCAGCGCAGCTTTGAAAATTTATGTCGGGTGAAAAACTCGTCCAAGAAAAGCCTGGGATTGGCAGCGTTCCAG GATTCCATCGGAAGCTCCCTGTCCCGTGCCATGTCTGAACGAATCTTCCGCGGTATACAGAGTGAGAACGCCGCCGGCAAGACCTCTCCTGCGACCTCGGAGATCAGCAAAGAGCAGTTCACTTTGTTTGTCATTGATATCTTTAGAGGAACAGCGGATGAAAAAGGCGCCATCGCCATTCACATGATGAGCAGCACAGAGGAAGTGACGGGAGGACAGGTGCAGCAG TTTCTGGAGGATCTGATCTCCGCCGTGGTTTACGTCTTGCGGTGTAACAACGCACTGAGGGGTTGGAGCCTGGAAAGCACCAGTGATTGTGAATCGGGGACGGCCATATTGGCCACGCAGCTGTTGTCGCAGTTACGGCCGGCAG GTGGACAAACCCTTGAAGGGGCAGAGCGTCTTGGCTCCTCCTACACCCCGGCCTGCATAGCTGATTGGCTGTACAAGGCTCCGATGGTTTCTGTGTTCCTGCGGACTGTGGTCATGCTGGGTTTGTCGCTCATGAAGGAGAGTACAGAGTACCAGCTAGACCTTGGCAGTCTGGTGCCGAAATATAAGAAGGGGAAAACGTCATCGTTCCGCAGCCTCCTGGACTTGCCGTCCATCATGTTCCTGAATTCTCACCTACCTACTGATATGCAGCTCCGCTGGCGTCTGCTTTTCTCCACTCAGATCCATGGAGAGAGCTTCTCTCAGCTCTGCGGGCACCTGGTGGACCAGGGACCCAGCCTGCTCGTTCTCAGGGACTCCGATGGCTTCATCTTTGGAGGGTTCGCTTCACAGAACTGGGAGGTGAAGCCGCAGTTTCAAG gtgaCAGTCGATGTTTCCTGTTCTCAGCATACCCACGGCTTGATATCTACACCTACACCGGTTATAATGACCACTACATGTACCTGAACCACGGACAGCAAACCATGCCGAATGGATTG GGGATGGGAGGACAACATGAATATTTTGGTCTGTGGATCGATAGCAACTTTGGGAAAGGACACAGCAAAGCCAAGCCGCGGTGCACCACCTATAACAGCCCCCAGCTGTCCGCCAAGGAGGATTTCACTATAGATGCCCTGGAGGTCTGGGCTCTCGGAGAGCTGCCGGAGAGCCTGCAG GCTAAAAACAAGAAGAGCGTCCTGGATGCGGATCCAGAGGTGCAGGCGCTGCTGGAGATGACGGGAAAGACGCGGCAAAGCGATGGTTTGAGGGATAAAGATGACGACGATGATGAGGAGAGTTAG